One segment of Polaribacter huanghezhanensis DNA contains the following:
- a CDS encoding class I SAM-dependent methyltransferase, with amino-acid sequence MDIKEAEYYKNVRPEMLGFIPKSAKTILEIGCGAGNFSAQLVKEGVETWGVEPFEESAKEATQKLTKVLLGTLDEVLKDLPDNYFDAIVMNDVIEHLLEPWDDIVNLKSKLKKDGVLVTSIPNVRYSKNLFKMIFKRDWKYTDDLILDRTHYRFFTKKSIKRMYKECGYNIQTIKGINTTKSFLYFPFAVLFNIILLGSQLDMFFMQHATVAKKNE; translated from the coding sequence ATGGATATTAAAGAAGCAGAATATTATAAAAATGTAAGACCAGAAATGTTAGGTTTTATTCCGAAATCAGCAAAAACGATCTTAGAAATTGGTTGTGGAGCTGGTAATTTTTCTGCTCAATTGGTAAAAGAAGGTGTAGAAACTTGGGGTGTTGAGCCGTTTGAGGAATCTGCAAAAGAAGCAACTCAAAAACTTACGAAAGTACTTTTAGGAACTTTAGATGAAGTTTTAAAAGACTTGCCAGATAATTATTTTGATGCCATTGTAATGAATGATGTGATTGAGCATTTGTTAGAACCTTGGGATGATATTGTAAATCTAAAATCAAAATTGAAAAAAGACGGAGTTTTGGTTACTTCAATTCCGAATGTTCGGTATTCTAAAAATCTTTTTAAAATGATTTTTAAAAGAGATTGGAAATATACAGACGACTTAATTTTAGACAGAACGCATTATCGTTTTTTTACAAAAAAAAGTATCAAAAGAATGTATAAAGAGTGTGGTTATAACATTCAAACTATTAAAGGAATAAATACGACAAAATCATTCTTGTATTTCCCGTTTGCAGTCTTGTTTAATATTATTTTATTAGGTTCTCAGTTAGATATGTTTTTTATGCAACACGCAACTGTGGCTAAGAAAAACGAATAA
- a CDS encoding glycosyltransferase: MTKITAIIPTFNEESNIQRALDSVSFADEIIVIDSFSTDKTVAIVKESKAILLQRIFDDFSSQKNFAIEKASNDWIFLLDADETVPENLKEEILQTVISTTNFDAFYIYRSFFFKNKKLNFSGWRRDKVIRLFHKDTCRYVGKVHEEISTNGTIGFLKGKLNHYSYKNYHQYKNKLKNYAKLQAQELLEKGLFVSPYHLFLKPFVRLFIQFVIQFGFLDGYRGFVISWLHAFGVWRRYVEVFNLKYKIPKNIKYPIENFEVNSVEKDISIIIVNYKSWKHLKNCLDALTHFKQEKFTFEVVVVDNNSNDGKLKEFSEKYTQFRFIENSGNNGFANGCNLGAINSVGKNMLFLNPDTIANEDAIHKVLINLNNNENYGIVSCNQLNNNGSFEDVDRIFPGPFTLFGITRAIYRLFAKETKQDDEKVFPDWVSGSVVFISRKWFQKINGWNEDYWMYFEDVDLCKKVRDANGEVVLFKNVNIIHNHGGASRININTSKITKSEVLISKHVYLRNHFKGLTRFLLLCLLVFMSLISKILLAIIGICFFFIPKLKLNLYLFLELIKYYRHSLKKGTWLSKRSMNLPFKNE, translated from the coding sequence ATGACAAAAATTACAGCAATTATTCCAACTTTTAACGAAGAATCTAATATCCAAAGAGCATTAGATTCGGTTAGTTTTGCGGATGAAATTATTGTGATTGATTCTTTTAGTACAGATAAAACGGTTGCAATTGTAAAAGAATCAAAAGCGATTCTACTTCAAAGAATCTTTGATGATTTTTCGAGTCAAAAGAATTTTGCTATAGAAAAAGCGAGTAACGATTGGATTTTTTTATTAGATGCAGATGAAACGGTTCCAGAAAATTTAAAAGAAGAAATTTTACAAACGGTAATTTCTACTACTAATTTTGATGCTTTTTATATTTATAGAAGCTTTTTCTTTAAAAATAAAAAACTAAATTTTAGTGGCTGGAGAAGAGATAAGGTCATTCGATTATTTCATAAAGATACGTGCAGATATGTTGGAAAAGTTCATGAAGAAATTTCAACAAATGGTACGATTGGTTTTTTAAAAGGAAAACTAAATCATTATTCGTATAAAAATTACCATCAATATAAAAACAAACTTAAAAATTACGCAAAACTACAGGCGCAAGAATTGTTAGAAAAAGGCTTGTTTGTTTCGCCATATCACTTGTTTTTAAAGCCTTTTGTACGGCTTTTTATTCAGTTTGTAATTCAGTTTGGGTTTTTGGATGGCTACCGAGGATTTGTAATTTCTTGGCTGCATGCATTTGGAGTTTGGAGACGATATGTTGAAGTGTTCAACTTAAAATATAAAATACCTAAAAATATAAAATACCCGATTGAAAACTTTGAAGTAAATTCTGTAGAAAAAGATATTTCTATCATTATTGTAAACTATAAAAGCTGGAAACATTTAAAAAATTGTTTGGATGCGTTAACGCATTTTAAACAAGAAAAATTTACTTTTGAAGTTGTTGTTGTGGATAACAATTCTAACGACGGAAAATTAAAAGAGTTTTCAGAAAAATACACGCAATTTCGGTTTATAGAAAATTCAGGAAACAATGGTTTTGCAAATGGATGTAATTTAGGCGCCATCAACTCTGTTGGAAAAAACATGTTGTTTTTAAATCCGGATACCATTGCAAATGAGGACGCAATCCATAAGGTGTTAATCAATTTAAACAACAATGAAAACTACGGAATTGTATCTTGTAATCAGTTAAATAATAATGGCTCTTTTGAAGATGTTGATAGAATTTTTCCTGGACCATTTACGTTATTTGGAATTACAAGAGCAATTTATAGACTTTTTGCAAAAGAAACAAAACAAGATGATGAAAAGGTTTTTCCTGATTGGGTGTCTGGTTCGGTAGTTTTTATTTCTAGAAAGTGGTTTCAGAAAATAAATGGCTGGAACGAAGATTATTGGATGTATTTTGAAGATGTAGATTTGTGTAAAAAAGTAAGAGATGCAAATGGAGAAGTTGTTTTGTTTAAAAATGTAAACATCATACACAATCACGGTGGAGCTTCAAGAATTAACATAAACACATCAAAAATTACCAAATCGGAAGTATTGATTTCTAAACATGTATATCTTCGAAATCATTTTAAAGGATTGACAAGATTTCTATTATTGTGCTTATTAGTTTTTATGAGTTTAATTTCTAAGATATTGTTAGCAATTATCGGAATTTGTTTCTTTTTTATTCCTAAACTAAAATTAAATCTATATTTGTTTTTAGAATTGATAAAATATTATAGACACTCACTTAAAAAAGGAACTTGGTTAAGTAAAAGATCTATGAATTTGCCTTTTAAAAACGAGTAA
- a CDS encoding 2,3,4,5-tetrahydropyridine-2,6-dicarboxylate N-succinyltransferase: protein MENLRETIENAWDNRALLKEEKTISAIRKVIDLLDAGTLRVAEPTSDGWQVNEWVKKGVVLYFPIQKMETLEAGIFEYHDKIPLKRNYAEKGIRVVPNAVARHGAYISAGTILMPSYVNIGAYVDEGTMVDTWATVGSCAQIGKNVHLSGGVGIGGVLEPLQASPVIIEDGAFIGSRCIVVEGVKIEKEAVLGANVVLTMSTKIIDVTGDKPIEMKGIVPARSVVIPGSYTKKFAAGEFNVPCALIIGKRKESTDKKTSLNDALREYDVAV from the coding sequence ATGGAAAATTTAAGAGAAACAATAGAAAATGCTTGGGATAACAGAGCGTTACTAAAAGAAGAAAAAACAATTTCAGCAATTCGAAAAGTAATCGATTTATTAGATGCTGGAACGTTAAGAGTTGCAGAACCAACTTCTGATGGTTGGCAAGTAAATGAATGGGTAAAAAAAGGAGTTGTTTTGTATTTTCCAATTCAGAAAATGGAAACTTTAGAAGCTGGTATTTTTGAATATCACGATAAAATTCCGTTAAAAAGAAATTATGCAGAAAAAGGAATTAGAGTTGTACCAAACGCGGTTGCAAGACACGGAGCTTACATTTCTGCAGGAACTATTTTAATGCCAAGTTATGTAAATATTGGCGCGTATGTAGATGAAGGAACAATGGTAGATACTTGGGCAACAGTTGGTTCTTGTGCACAGATTGGTAAAAACGTACATTTATCTGGTGGTGTTGGAATTGGTGGAGTTTTAGAACCCTTGCAAGCATCTCCAGTGATTATAGAAGATGGCGCTTTTATTGGCTCTCGTTGTATTGTTGTAGAAGGTGTTAAGATAGAAAAAGAAGCTGTTTTAGGAGCAAATGTTGTGTTGACAATGAGCACCAAAATTATAGATGTTACTGGTGATAAACCGATTGAAATGAAAGGAATTGTTCCTGCACGTTCGGTAGTAATTCCAGGAAGTTATACCAAAAAATTTGCCGCAGGAGAATTCAATGTTCCGTGTGCATTAATCATTGGAAAAAGAAAAGAAAGTACCGATAAAAAAACATCATTAAATGATGCCTTGCGCGAATATGATGTAGCCGTTTAG
- the ruvX gene encoding Holliday junction resolvase RuvX has product MSRILAIDFGKVRTGIAVTDELQIIASGLTTVATSELIPFLKNYTQKEKVALFLVGLPKQMDNTDSESEVLILPFLEKLNKQFPQIPMQRVDERFTSKMAFQSMIDSGLKKNQRKNKALLDEISATIILQSYLNNL; this is encoded by the coding sequence ATGAGTAGAATTTTAGCCATCGATTTTGGCAAAGTAAGAACAGGAATTGCCGTTACAGACGAATTGCAAATAATTGCTTCTGGATTAACAACCGTTGCTACTTCTGAATTAATTCCGTTTTTAAAAAACTATACTCAAAAAGAAAAAGTAGCACTTTTTTTAGTTGGATTGCCTAAGCAAATGGACAATACAGATAGCGAAAGTGAAGTATTAATTTTGCCTTTTTTAGAAAAATTAAACAAACAATTTCCGCAAATACCAATGCAACGAGTTGATGAACGTTTTACGTCTAAAATGGCTTTTCAATCTATGATTGATTCTGGATTGAAAAAAAATCAACGGAAAAACAAAGCTTTGCTTGATGAAATTAGTGCCACAATTATTTTACAATCTTATTTAAACAACCTGTAA
- the def gene encoding peptide deformylase, protein MILPIVAYGDPVLRKVGKEINKEYPELDTLIANMKETMYNANGVGLAAPQVGKAIRLFMVDASPFAEDEDLDEEERAVLANFKQVFINPEIIEEKGDEWAFNEGCLSIPDVREDVFRQEEINIEYFDENFEKHSKTLNGLAARVFQHEYDHIEGILFTDKLSSLKKRLIKKKLENISKGKITADYRMRFPKLKKNKK, encoded by the coding sequence ATGATATTACCAATAGTCGCTTACGGTGATCCTGTTTTAAGAAAAGTAGGAAAAGAAATTAACAAAGAGTATCCAGAATTAGATACTTTAATTGCCAACATGAAAGAAACCATGTACAATGCTAATGGTGTTGGCTTGGCTGCTCCGCAAGTTGGAAAAGCAATTCGGTTATTTATGGTAGATGCTTCTCCTTTTGCAGAAGACGAAGATTTAGACGAAGAAGAAAGAGCCGTTTTGGCAAATTTTAAACAGGTGTTTATCAACCCAGAAATTATTGAAGAAAAAGGTGATGAATGGGCTTTTAATGAAGGTTGTTTAAGTATTCCTGATGTTAGAGAAGATGTGTTTAGACAAGAAGAAATCAATATTGAATATTTTGACGAAAACTTTGAAAAACACAGCAAAACTCTAAACGGTCTTGCGGCAAGAGTTTTTCAACACGAATACGATCATATAGAAGGAATTTTATTTACGGATAAATTATCATCACTAAAGAAAAGATTGATTAAAAAGAAATTAGAAAACATATCAAAAGGGAAAATAACAGCAGATTACAGAATGCGTTTTCCGAAGCTAAAAAAAAATAAAAAATAA
- a CDS encoding DUF5606 family protein encodes MEFNKIIAVTGKPGLFHVVSQTKTGIVVEALSDKKRFPILSTQNVSLLENIAIFTYEEEVPLLTVFKSIFEKEEGKETISHKESGAKLTSFFSEILPDFDQERVYTSNIKKIIQWYNMLIATEFDFSTAKLSVEATEQA; translated from the coding sequence ATGGAGTTTAATAAAATTATTGCCGTTACCGGTAAACCAGGTTTGTTTCATGTCGTTTCACAAACCAAAACAGGAATTGTTGTTGAAGCCTTATCAGACAAAAAACGCTTTCCAATTCTATCTACTCAAAATGTGAGTTTGCTAGAAAACATTGCCATTTTCACCTACGAAGAAGAAGTCCCTTTATTAACCGTTTTCAAATCAATTTTTGAAAAAGAAGAAGGAAAAGAAACCATTAGTCATAAAGAAAGTGGTGCAAAATTAACATCCTTTTTTAGCGAAATTTTACCAGATTTTGATCAAGAGCGTGTGTACACATCCAACATCAAAAAAATTATACAATGGTACAATATGTTAATTGCTACAGAATTTGATTTTTCTACTGCAAAATTATCAGTAGAAGCAACCGAACAAGCATAA
- the mazG gene encoding nucleoside triphosphate pyrophosphohydrolase: MNSRTQQLEAINRLLDIMDELREKCPWDKKQTLESLRYLTIEETYELADAILDNDLEEIKEELGDVLLHIVFYAKIGSEKKAFDIGDVANAISDKLVDRHPHIYGDVVVKDEEGVKQNWEKLKLKEGKTSVLEGVPKSLPALVKANRIQDKVAGVGFDWEEPQQVWEKVQEELSELNEEVKNNNTEKIESEFGDVLFSMINYARFIGVNPENALEKTNKKFIKRFLFLEKAAKKEGKELSDMSLAEMDVHWENSKEFFK; encoded by the coding sequence ATGAATTCTAGAACTCAGCAATTAGAGGCAATTAACAGATTATTAGATATCATGGACGAACTTCGCGAGAAATGTCCGTGGGATAAAAAGCAAACCTTAGAATCGTTACGATATTTAACAATTGAAGAAACCTACGAATTGGCTGATGCAATTTTAGACAACGATTTAGAAGAAATTAAAGAAGAATTAGGCGATGTGTTGTTACACATCGTTTTTTATGCAAAAATAGGAAGCGAGAAAAAAGCATTTGATATTGGCGATGTTGCCAACGCCATTTCTGATAAATTGGTTGATAGACATCCGCATATTTACGGTGATGTTGTTGTAAAAGACGAAGAGGGAGTAAAACAAAATTGGGAAAAACTAAAACTCAAAGAAGGAAAAACTTCTGTTTTAGAAGGCGTTCCTAAAAGTTTGCCTGCGCTTGTAAAAGCAAACCGAATTCAAGATAAAGTTGCTGGCGTTGGTTTTGACTGGGAAGAACCTCAACAAGTTTGGGAAAAGGTTCAAGAAGAATTGTCTGAACTAAACGAAGAAGTTAAAAACAACAACACAGAAAAGATCGAATCTGAATTTGGTGATGTGTTATTTTCGATGATAAATTATGCACGTTTTATCGGCGTAAATCCAGAAAATGCTTTGGAAAAAACCAATAAAAAATTTATAAAGCGATTCCTGTTCTTAGAAAAAGCAGCGAAAAAAGAAGGCAAAGAACTTTCTGACATGTCTTTAGCTGAAATGGATGTGCATTGGGAGAATTCGAAAGAGTTTTTCAAATAA
- a CDS encoding SDR family NAD(P)-dependent oxidoreductase has translation MNVLIITGGSNGIGKAIAEKYTLEKHTVFSISRSKTTNVSYQQITADLSNTSEAVNTIKTVFSELDLNAISSITLLNNAGSLGEVNTVGNLDFEKIQQTIQLNTITPLVLSNEFIKLTKELHCKKQIINISSGAATSPYSGWSIYCTSKAALDMTTRVIAIEQNEVDNDVKCVAIYPGVVDTNMQAAIRKTSEKEFKNVQHFKELKENNELYSPEFVATKVYQIDIQNQLENGDIVDIRTV, from the coding sequence ATGAATGTACTTATAATTACAGGTGGATCTAACGGAATAGGAAAAGCCATTGCAGAAAAATATACTTTAGAAAAGCACACTGTTTTTTCAATTTCTAGAAGCAAAACAACCAACGTTTCTTATCAACAAATTACTGCAGATTTAAGCAATACTTCTGAAGCTGTCAATACAATAAAAACGGTGTTTTCTGAATTAGATTTAAACGCAATTTCTTCAATTACTTTATTAAATAATGCAGGAAGTTTAGGAGAAGTAAACACTGTTGGGAACTTAGATTTTGAAAAGATACAGCAGACAATTCAGTTAAACACCATTACTCCATTAGTCTTGTCAAATGAGTTTATAAAACTGACCAAAGAACTACATTGCAAAAAACAAATTATCAATATTTCTTCTGGAGCAGCAACGAGTCCGTATTCTGGTTGGTCAATTTATTGCACCTCAAAAGCTGCCTTAGACATGACAACCAGAGTTATTGCAATCGAACAAAATGAAGTTGATAACGACGTAAAATGTGTGGCCATTTATCCTGGAGTTGTAGATACCAATATGCAAGCTGCAATCAGAAAAACTTCTGAAAAGGAGTTTAAAAATGTGCAACATTTTAAAGAGTTAAAAGAAAATAACGAATTGTATTCTCCAGAATTTGTTGCAACTAAAGTTTATCAAATTGACATTCAGAATCAATTAGAAAATGGGGATATTGTAGATATTAGAACTGTTTAA
- a CDS encoding M1 family metallopeptidase, whose product MKFLIKFSTCLLLIGGFTGRVVAQEKTAQKSTFNKYEAFSPLFMTDKVNAFHSATGNPGPEYWQNRANYKIKATLDTINQKIEGKVTINYINNSPYNLEFLWLQLDQNTFKKESRGSALYPANDRNGVHTFTNGYELKSVGIKMDRGRMQKANYLVSDTRMQIRLPEELKAKGKEMEITINYSFDIPEHGKDRMGRVKTKNGWIYTLAQWYPRIEVMDEVDGWSTLPYLGTGEFYLDYGDFDYEITAPADMIVVGSGLLQNPKEVLTKYEQKQLEKAWKSDKTVSIQSEKQMLDRADHHKADNRGMLTWHFKIAQSRDISWAASKAFIWDAAKINLPKGKTALAQSVYPVENSGMDGYGRSTEYVKNSIELYSNKWFSYTYPVATNVGAHEGGMEYPGIVFCNFKSKGASLWGVINHEFGHNWFPMIVGSNERKYAWMDEGFNTFINGVDTKEFNNGEYYHKSNLQSMGSGLFNDRLDPVFTVPDVIHNQGNLGMEAYSKPGAALQVLRNSVLGKDRFDYAFQTYIKRWAFKHPTPWDFFNTMNSAAGEDLTWFWKGWFMNNWKLDQAVEGVKYVDGDPKKGSLISLLNKNKMAMPVTLKITEANNTTKTVKLPVEIWMTGPEYIYNYESTSKIVSVEIDPDHEIPDLNPSNNTLIVLLDAPVGLTAQKVIDTYIDAIGGQNKLAAVKDISTSMTASIQGTEIKIDTKKKNSSKYLMTVSIPIANRVAIKYVVNGDAVSIISNGRAQNIDQKEKQRVLSEAVIFPELEYGQKGYQTALLGMQMTNGQHLYVVQVTAPSGEISKEYYDVASGLKTKQEVLGGKSVLITEYSNYKLVNGIKIPYTQTSNSFGQSIEMKLNEVKVNGGIDDSNFK is encoded by the coding sequence ATGAAATTTTTAATTAAATTTTCTACCTGTTTATTGCTAATAGGTGGATTCACGGGTCGTGTTGTTGCTCAAGAAAAAACAGCACAAAAATCAACTTTTAATAAATATGAAGCTTTTAGTCCGCTGTTTATGACGGACAAGGTAAATGCTTTTCACAGTGCAACTGGTAATCCAGGTCCAGAATATTGGCAAAATAGGGCGAATTATAAAATAAAAGCGACGTTAGATACCATCAATCAAAAAATTGAAGGAAAAGTAACTATTAACTACATCAATAATAGTCCTTATAATTTAGAATTTCTTTGGTTGCAATTAGATCAAAATACTTTTAAAAAAGAATCTCGGGGTTCTGCATTGTATCCAGCTAACGACCGAAATGGAGTACATACTTTTACAAATGGTTACGAACTTAAAAGTGTAGGAATTAAAATGGATCGCGGTAGAATGCAAAAAGCCAATTATTTGGTTTCTGATACACGCATGCAAATCCGTTTGCCAGAAGAACTGAAAGCAAAAGGAAAAGAAATGGAAATTACCATTAATTATAGTTTTGATATTCCAGAGCACGGAAAAGACCGAATGGGAAGAGTGAAAACTAAAAATGGGTGGATTTACACATTGGCGCAATGGTATCCTCGTATAGAAGTAATGGACGAAGTTGATGGATGGAGCACGCTTCCTTATTTGGGAACAGGTGAATTTTATTTGGATTATGGCGATTTTGATTATGAAATTACGGCACCAGCAGACATGATTGTGGTTGGTTCTGGGTTGCTTCAAAATCCGAAGGAAGTATTGACAAAATATGAACAAAAACAATTAGAAAAAGCTTGGAAAAGTGATAAAACGGTGAGTATTCAATCTGAAAAGCAAATGTTAGACAGAGCAGATCATCACAAAGCGGATAATCGTGGAATGTTGACTTGGCACTTTAAAATAGCTCAGAGTAGAGATATTTCTTGGGCAGCTTCAAAAGCTTTTATTTGGGATGCAGCAAAAATTAATTTACCAAAAGGAAAAACGGCACTTGCTCAGTCTGTGTATCCAGTAGAAAACTCAGGAATGGATGGTTATGGAAGATCTACAGAATATGTAAAAAACTCTATTGAATTGTATTCAAATAAATGGTTTTCATACACCTATCCAGTTGCTACAAATGTAGGCGCACATGAAGGTGGAATGGAATATCCAGGTATTGTGTTTTGTAATTTTAAAAGCAAGGGAGCATCTCTTTGGGGTGTGATTAACCATGAGTTTGGACACAATTGGTTTCCTATGATTGTTGGATCAAACGAGCGTAAATACGCATGGATGGATGAAGGGTTTAATACTTTTATCAATGGTGTAGATACCAAAGAATTTAACAATGGAGAATATTATCACAAATCGAACTTACAAAGTATGGGGAGCGGTCTTTTTAACGACCGATTAGATCCAGTTTTTACAGTTCCAGATGTAATTCATAATCAAGGAAATTTAGGAATGGAAGCGTATTCTAAACCCGGAGCAGCTTTACAAGTTTTAAGAAATTCTGTACTTGGAAAAGATCGTTTTGATTATGCATTTCAAACTTATATCAAAAGATGGGCATTTAAGCATCCAACGCCATGGGATTTTTTCAACACAATGAATAGTGCTGCAGGAGAAGATCTTACTTGGTTTTGGAAAGGTTGGTTTATGAATAATTGGAAATTAGATCAAGCAGTTGAAGGAGTTAAGTATGTAGATGGAGATCCTAAAAAGGGTTCTCTCATCAGCCTTTTAAATAAAAATAAAATGGCGATGCCAGTAACGCTAAAAATTACAGAAGCAAATAATACTACCAAAACAGTAAAACTACCGGTAGAAATATGGATGACAGGTCCAGAATATATTTATAATTATGAGTCTACATCTAAAATTGTTTCTGTGGAAATAGATCCAGATCACGAAATACCTGATTTAAATCCATCAAATAATACATTAATTGTATTGCTAGATGCACCTGTTGGACTTACTGCCCAAAAAGTTATTGACACCTATATTGATGCAATTGGCGGACAAAATAAACTTGCAGCCGTTAAGGATATCTCTACAAGCATGACAGCAAGTATTCAAGGAACAGAAATTAAAATAGATACTAAGAAAAAGAATTCGAGTAAATATTTAATGACAGTTTCTATTCCAATTGCAAATCGAGTAGCTATAAAATATGTTGTAAATGGAGATGCTGTTTCTATAATAAGCAATGGTAGAGCGCAAAATATAGATCAAAAAGAAAAGCAAAGAGTTTTAAGTGAAGCCGTTATTTTTCCAGAATTGGAATATGGTCAAAAAGGCTATCAAACAGCACTTTTGGGGATGCAAATGACGAATGGTCAACACTTGTATGTAGTACAAGTAACTGCACCGAGTGGCGAAATTAGTAAAGAGTATTATGATGTTGCTTCTGGTTTAAAAACAAAGCAAGAAGTTCTTGGAGGTAAAAGTGTTTTAATTACTGAATATTCAAATTACAAATTGGTAAACGGAATAAAAATTCCATACACACAAACGTCTAATAGTTTCGGACAAAGTATTGAGATGAAATTGAACGAGGTTAAAGTAAATGGAGGAATTGATGATTCAAATTTTAAATAG